The Lentzea guizhouensis genome contains a region encoding:
- a CDS encoding MaoC family dehydratase: MRIGDSLPEWHVEATPTFVISTALATRDFQDVHHDRDLAVQRGSKDIFINILTTTGLVQRYVTDWAGTEALVRQINIKLGAPCYAYDTLKFFGQVLEREDNDLLIEVVGRTDHGDHVTGTVKIEVPA, encoded by the coding sequence GTGCGGATCGGTGATTCCCTGCCGGAGTGGCACGTGGAGGCCACGCCGACGTTCGTGATCAGCACCGCGCTCGCGACCCGCGACTTCCAGGACGTGCACCACGACCGCGACCTCGCGGTCCAGCGCGGCTCGAAGGACATCTTCATCAACATCCTCACCACCACCGGCCTGGTCCAGCGCTACGTCACCGACTGGGCTGGCACGGAGGCGTTGGTGCGCCAGATCAACATCAAGCTCGGCGCCCCCTGCTACGCCTACGACACGCTCAAGTTCTTCGGTCAGGTGCTGGAACGCGAGGACAACGACCTGCTGATCGAGGTCGTCGGCCGCACCGACCACGGCGACCACGTCACCGGCACGGTCAAGATCGAGGTGCCCGCATGA